Proteins encoded by one window of Lycium barbarum isolate Lr01 chromosome 11, ASM1917538v2, whole genome shotgun sequence:
- the LOC132620107 gene encoding uncharacterized protein LOC132620107 — MSTVSSLLRHSGNWNTENCYVNFKINVVAFREYSTYIDLLQAVATQWNIDMQLKNIYIKYIVEGNDTPMEIHNDMSVRVYVELKKENKQLAMYPLCITTTDKSVDNCVSGESCIEGGVLQIGYIKQTNDMETVVSGDLASSSCGNAVVVFENDTNLVISYKNQKEVVVDQVYKDKDTLKAVMANYAISNRFNFRAERSNAISYTLVCVSEECDWKFRASSVGKSEMFWVREFRDKHTCPLKDKVYSQHHAKSWFIGGIVKPKVANHKRKYTPNNIAEDVRNDLGMDVSYMVAWRAKEKAMKDLMGEPSDSYKKLPGYLYITDKTYPGSHIRMRKSDENEFLPIVVVDGSHLKTAYNGTFVSASMLDGAGNILPLAYGVIDSENDRSWMWFFERFREAYGVRENMCIFSDRHESINKAVSRIYPNVPHYACIWHLWDNVCKKYKKSHDVLSPVFYAMAKAYTQEDFDEFMEKVEKADFRVAEYLELAGREKWAKVYATANRGWTMTSNIAECINRHLVAARELPIFDFLEEVEPSTGYLYTIYDSGGCFIVNLDNKTCSCRMFQIDEIPCPHAWAVIKKKNLMADDYCSELFKPHIVVKTYDVAVDPLLDEREWKIPTYISEDVVLPPRYKRPPGRPKKKRDKPLFELLLGKKRHACNTCGQTGHNR, encoded by the exons ATGTCCACTGTATCGTCGTTGCTAAGACACTCAGGTAATTGGAACACTGAAAACTGCTATGTGAATTTCAAAATCAATGTTGTGGCTTTCAGAGAATATTCGACATATATAGATTTATTACAAGCAGTTGCGACTCAGTGGAATATAGACATGCAACTGAAAAACATATACATCAAATATATCGTTGAAGGTAACGATACGCCAATGGAAATACATAATGATATGAGTGTTAGGGTGTATGTGGAATTGAAGAAAGAGAACAAACAGTTAGCGATGTATCCTTTGTGCATAACTACAACTGATAAAAGCGTTGATAATTGTGTATCTGGTGAAAGTTGTATTGAAGGAGGAGTTTTGCAAATTGGTTACATAAAACAAACAAATGATATGGAAACAGTAGTGAGTGGAGACTTAGCTTCTTCAAGTTGTGGCAATGCCGTTGTTGTATTCGAAAACGACACAAATCTGGTTATATCATATAAGAACCAAAAAGAGGTTGTTGTTGATCAAGTTTACAAGGACAAAGATACACTAAAGGCTGTAATGGCGAATTATGCAATTTCCAACAGGTTCAATTTTCGTGCCGAGAGGTCTAATGCGATAAG CTATACACTAGTATGTGTGTCTGAAGAGTGTGATTGGAAATTTAGGGCATCGAGCGTTGGTAAATCAGAAATGTTCTGGGTTAGGGAGTTTCGTGACAAGCATACATGTCCGCTAAAAGATAAGGTGTATTCACAACACCATGCGAAAAGTTGGTTTATAGGTGGAATTGTAAAGCCAAAAGTAGCCAACCATAAGAGGAAATACACACCTAATAATATAGCGGAGGATGTAAGAAATGATCTTGGAATGGATGTGTCCTATATGGTCGCTTGGCGGGCTAAGGAAAAAGCAATGAAGGATTTAATGGGTGAACCATCGGATTCTTACAAAAAATTACCTGGGTACCTATACATCACGGATAAAACGTATCCAGGTTCACATATAAGAATGCGAAAATCTGACGAAAACGAGTTTCT gcCAATTGTTGTAGTTGACGGGAGCCACCTCAAAACAGCATACAACGGAACGTTCGTTTCAGCAAGCATGTTAGACGGTGCAG GTAATATACTTCCTTTAGCATATGGTGTGATAGATTCAGAAAATGATAGGTCTTGGATGTGGTTCTTTGAGCGATTCAGGGAAGCGTATGGTGTGAGAGAGAACATGTGTATTTTTTCCGATAGGCATGAAAGCATAAACAAAGCTGTTTCTAGAATCTATCCGAATGTGCCGCATTATGCATGCATATGGCATCTTTGGGATAACGTATGTAAGAAGTATAAGAAGAGCCATGATGTGTTGAGTCCCGTGTTTTATGCAATGGCAAAAGCGTACACGCAGGAAGATTTTGATGAGTTTATGGAGAAAGTTGAGAAGGCAGATTTTCGAGTGGCAGAGTATTTGGAATTGGCTGGAAGAGAGAAGTGGGCTAAAGTGTATGCAACTGCTAACCGAGGGTGGACAATGACTTCAAACATAGCAGAGTGTATTAATCGTCACCTTGTAGCAGCAAGAGAGCTTCCTATATTTGATTTTCtagaagaa GTCGAACCATCAACCGGATACTTGTACACAATATATGATTCAGGAGGGTGTTTCATCGTTAACTTGGACAACAAAACTTGCAGTTGTCGGATGTTTCAAATAGATGAAATTCCATGCCCACATGCATGGGCAGTCATTAAGAAGAAAAATCTAATGGCTGATGATTACTGTTCGGAATTGTTCAAACCGCACATCGTGGTGAAGACGTATGATGTCGCCGTGGATCCTCTCCTTGACGAGCGGGAATGGAAGATTCCAACATACATATCAGAGGATGTGGTTTTGCCACCAAGATACAAGAGACCTCCTGGTAGGCCGAAGAAAAAGCGTGATAAGCCGTTATTTGAATTGCTTCTTGGAAAAAAGAGACATGCTTGCAATACTTGTGGACAGACTGGACACAATAGATGA